In Mugil cephalus isolate CIBA_MC_2020 chromosome 19, CIBA_Mcephalus_1.1, whole genome shotgun sequence, the genomic stretch TAGAGGTTTGAGGGTCTTCTCACTAGAGATGAGGATGATCCACTATGATAGTAGAATCTGAAGCTACTGTGTTCTTCTTGTAATCTGGTGACTGTAGAaaagagaagatgtttcatGGCAGCAAcgttttttcatatattttcatatatttttgcatgtgtgatCTGTTCTGAACAGGGTTGTTTATTCATGGTGAGAAGGGCTTGATCCTTGTGGACATTTTATGAAGACCTTGGGAACTGTGTTTTGAATCTTTGGAAAAGGGACCTAATATGTTGATTCCACAATCTAGAATTTGTTTCTACTATTATGTCCTGTTTTATTAAGGACtgagttaattttttttctcctgaaaaaATAAGCAGGTCAGACTGAGAGAATTAAATTGATCCCACAGGCTTGAAATTGATGCTTCCTGTTTCCGTTGGTTTTCATATGTTTCAAAAGTCCATGCAGTTGCATGCACTTGGCGTTAGCAATTGTACTGCATGGCCAGTATTTTATGGTTGCTATGTTTGTATCCAGTtagattttatgattttatttcctcccaGTCAGGTGATGTGAGTTGAGAGGCTGTAGCTCAAAGTCAGGAGGATCATGGAGGAGGAATCAAGGCCTCTGCTGAGCACGGAGCATATGGGGGAGAGTTCCACAGACTCACTGGACGTCAAGACTAAAAGGTAGTCGACTATGAAACACTACACCAATCAATACGCAGTATTTACCAGCATTGCTCTTGTCTGCAACGTGACACAGAATAAGTCTATCCTTTGAGACAGAGCTGCACATTGGTTCATGCCGTTCATTAGATAACTTGaaagagttctttgcttttactgGCACCCCAAGCCTCAGAGGTACAGCTAATACAGAGATAGTAAACACTTGAAAAATCAAGGTTCCACAATTTACTTAATATGTGGTCAGGTCTTCATTGAAGTTACAGTAATCCTTTTTTAGTAAAGAAAATCAAGAGtataataaaaagataattatAATGACAATGATAATCTTTTCCTCAAATTTTCTTTACTTGCACTGCATCATTTTAGTCCCACCCAAATGTAACAAatgcatgtatttgttttttagcaTTGCTTTAAGACAAGAGGTTCTCAGAGGTTCCctataaacttaaaaataaatcgAGTCGTCCTGAAAGTAATGCGGAGGCAAGACATCGTCACCGAGAGTAATTCTGTGTTCTGAGGTGTTCATGTCCTGACTCAGTGACTGGATGCAGAAGGCCAAAACGTCATGTCATCCAGACCTGGTGCAgaaatttttctttctcttttgacAGTGAGAGTAAATCTACAGTCACTGTTGATGCATGCGTTTTATTGTCTACATGTCTGTTGTGTCTACAGTACCTTTTCTCTACCTGTCGGGTTAAttgttgtttctacttcctgcttctctttcaatAGTGGCGGCAGAGTTCTCgcccaaacctttttttttatctttttggtTAATGTGACACAAACAGGGTTGCCAAGATGCTCTAATCTCTCTTAAATCAAGCTCTCAAACCTTACAGCACATAAGAGGAAGCTTCATAAGCCACTCCTTGACAAAGCTCTATACTGAATGTTAAATAGGTTTTTCTCTGTACTCAGCACCAAATCTGGATgtcatttttccccccaaatgCAATGCAATGATCAAATACAGAGTTGGTCTAGCATGGGCGGTGGTCAGCTGACCTAGACCCtgcatgtttctttttgctGGCAGTGTTTGTCAGATAATAAACAAGGTACTTTCTATGAACTTGGCTTCCTGGGATTCAATTGGCGAGCAGGTACTAAGATGTtagctgtgtgagtgtgtatgtgtgagtttGGCACCACATAGGATCATTCCCTACTGTATTAGCAGTTTGTGTGATTTTAATCCAGTTAGGTATTTCACAGTGACCAACTAGCCTCCTAGCACAAAGCATCATAAGCACTCTCTTCTAACAAGCCACAtacaggtgtttttgttttatgtgagaATTTCTTAACTCAAGCCATGTATTGCGTGTGTATGTATTTGTTCTCTGTATAAGTAAATTGATGGAATGAAATTTCTCAATTACATTTTGATCAGTTAAATGTCTACAGAATGTGAGAAAATGGTAAAAAGTGcaagaaaacatgaacattgGTTGCTTATGGCCAGCTCTCAGAACTCAAATAGTTTGATGAatggaatgtttttttgtttttgttctaggCCTTTCCATGTGGAGCCCAGGAACATTGTAGATGTTAACGACCCACAGGAAAGAATCTCTGCTGAGGCTGCCATCCTCAACAGCAGAGTACATTATTACGGCAGACTGACTGGCTCTTCTGACAGACTGTTGGTAGGTTGAGTAATAAGCTATGATAGAGAGAATGACAAGCAATAAAGGGATATATAAAGATGGGCCAGAGTTTCCCCCAGCAGCCCGGACCTATAGCATCGTAACTACGGGATGGTTTGGGGATCACCTAAGCAAACTTTATCAAAATCGCAAGCCTCTTCAGTGTAGTGTATGTGTAATTTTGataaattatatacatatttgtaAATTCCATTTGATACTTTGCTTGATGTCCTGTCCTGTAGTGTTTTATGGTGAATAAATACACCACTTATGCTCCTGCTGATAGTAATTTAGTTGTATACAATTATACAATGACAACAAAGATTCCGCCTGTGATTCTGGTTGGACATGTAAGGAGAGCAGATAGTAGCTGAAGGCTCTGCCTCCTGTTATCCTTTgggaaactctaggaaccacaagtaagCTGAGAGATAAATGCTCAGTTAGCATAATGGGGTACTCAGATAAGACATGATAGAACTTGTAACTTATAAGTTTAAGGAGAAggaatttaaatgtctttgagTTCCTATCAAATGGAGGcttttcagaaagtttttggGGGAATTCTGACAATAAGGACGTACAATAGTCAGGCCCAGAAGTAACGCACGCATGGACCATGTTTTTCCGTCATCCCattaagttttagttttggcAATATTTTGGCATTTCGGACCAGTCACCGCTTTTACAACCCGTGTCGTTGCATTTctgggaggtgcatgtcaggttTTGGCATAGGATTCGGATGATATACACACTATATAACTTTTGTGTATgtggaataattaaaaaatagattttgtctatttaatgtgatttaaactTGAGTATAGATCCTTTAATCTGAGTTCTATGTTCCATTTCCTGTAATAATATGTTGCCATCAGTGGTGTCAGATGTAGCACTATGAACTAGCAttacaaataatgaaacaaatgtgtttctggGGCTGTAAGGAGTTTGTTGCTAGCTTAGTTAGAGCCACTGTGGGATatataaaggattatcttatcttcaTTTCCTGCACAACAGAGATACGGGGGATATGATAGCATGACTTCTGTTTCATAGTTGATAGTTTCATGgttgattaattatttatagCCACATGGGTTAACATTAGTAGAATTGATTCCATCAGGTAAATGAATGCTGCATATTTCATGGTAGCTTTCCGTTCAAATTGTAGGTTGTTAGTCTCCATTTGAGGACTTCATCTTTAGTGTccttctaatttattttctccagAGTCCTCCAAACCATGTGATCCCCACACCAGAGGAGATCTACGTCTACAGTCCTCTTGGGACAGCTTTCAAAGTGAGCGGCAGCGACCATGCCTCTAAAAACCCCAGTATTGTTACCATGTAAGCCCTGTTATTGTCAGTAACCGGTTTCTTTGTCTTGAACGATTGTCTTTGACTGCTTTGATCACCCAACTTTTCTCTCCTCACAGATTTGCCATATGGAACACAATGATGGGCACATCTATACTCAGCATGCCCTGGGGAATGAAGCAGGTGAATTGCTTTATCTCACACACTTCAGGACCTAAGATTGTTCGAAGCATATTAAATTAGTCCTACAGGACAAATATAGAGAACTGATAGTCAATGTTTGCTTCATTCCTTCAGGCCGGTTTCACTCTGggcattatcatcatcatcctcgTAGGCCTGctgatgttgtactgttgttacaTTGTCCTGAAATCACCAAAGACAATACGTAAGTGCTGCAACATTTTgttctaaaatgtaaaactaacaGCCAActattatgatgatgatggcattagtagtagtagtagtatagctctatttttttttagaacccGTTCTCTGCTGAGTGCTAGGTTTTGATTTGGTTTACCATTCACCTAAAACGGCAAACCAGTGGTTTGCATTGTGTGTGCGCCGAGAAAGCCTATAAAAACGTCATAGTTGTTTTACATCAAGGAGAGGCTTTCTGGCTTTCTTATATTTGACGTAAGATTTATTTGGGCGTGTCATAAAGCCTGAAAGTGGGTGCTTCACAACAAAGGTGTGAGTGTTGATGGGTCTGCTTTACACCACGAGAGAAAGTTGGAATAACTAAATTGTCATCACAGTTTAGGTCAACAGAAATGCGAAAAGAATGTTCTTAAATAGAGGTTTTCTTGTACAATGGtccttttaaatatttgaataggTCAGCGTTGAGATACAGAGTTTGAATGTATCTACATTCATCTTGTGGTAAAGTAATAACTTAGAGTATTGGATCTTGTGTGGGCTCTTTAATTttataaatgatgaaatcctGAGCTTTGGTAGTGTTTGTTAACCGATTTCTATTATGTCTCATGTCTGCAACTggtatttgttgtgtgttttcacagaggAGTGGCTCATTCAGCATGTCATTGCCAGATTTCACACCTCACACCTCACTCCAAGTTAGATATGACACTGACGGTGCAGATGTCAGTTCTCATGATTGGACTTAATCATAAGTGAAATTCTGTTGATCTTGGGAAATCCGGTTGCATTTGAGTTTTAGATAAACGTGGTCTGACCTGACATTGAGACGTGTCTCCAGATCCGATCTCAGTTTCATGctctgtgtgcaaataaaccccaacatcatctggggcacagcagaatattttaacagctgccgtctctaatggatctctaccactgTTCCAGATCTGAAAACTGAGCTGTTTTATGTATGTGGGTCATGACTTTAGCACACACGTTAAGTTATTACTTATTGATCTCCACTCAGGCATTTCTAGACACACTGTAAGCTCCTGTAAttaaggtaaataaagacactggtGATTGAGGACTTATATACTTATATTATGATATGATCACGTTCTTACAACATTACACTTACTTTCATACATCAGCATGTCTGCATCAgtaattaacacagaatcacactccCGTACTCATATTAAACACTTTAATTTGTGAATTCTtactgagatttatttattttctaaaaagcTAGACAgcttagttaacagctacacagaaagaatattttaaaaagcttccATTGCTagtgaacagacatcacttatgGTAGTTTGTACGGTGTTACGGATCACGGTATTTATGAtagttgttgtttgttctgaATAGATCAGGGAAAACTGCTGACGCAGAGCACTTCTGTTGAGTAAAGCTGGTCTTTATTGTGActcagaccacctccaaatgtggtcaaaTGCAACCTCAGTGCATACTGGATCGCCCAGGTCACATCTTAATGTAAGCTCTGTGCCTGTGCTTTAAGTGTTTGCACAGtagttttttgttctttttagatTTTGTCCTCCCATCCCAAAATGGACTTGAGTGTGTCTCAGGTTTGTCACAACTGGAAGTGAGAGATAGAGGATCCCTTTCTCACAGTTCCTGATTTTAATGATTCAAACGTAACAGAACaatcacattaaattaaaaagtcatCATTTTTAATGTCAGACATCAGACATCAGCAGATGACACGTACTGTACCGTGACACTGCACTAGACCATGATGAGTCACACTGTGGGttctcttcattttgttttgtcagcacCTGTTTGACAGATGAGgtgttttttgctttgtgtcaggcgctgttcctctttttctgccacgcttttctttttttcatgatttGGACCGAGGTTTAGTTGGTTTTATCTTGTTCTGTGCGTAGACACTAGTTCAACAACTCTTTGGGTGTTGGGTGTTTGTGAACTACAGCCTAACAaaaattttaaagttaatttcCTAACTTACATGACTGAGACAGATGTTTCCGTACAAATGCATACAGTGACACAGATGTTTCCCTTGAAACAAGTCGCCCCTTGGGAatcttaaaaatatattctttcaccttttacttttttcaaattcaaataacAGCTTTTAAAGTTATTCCCTGTATTCTTTTCAGCACACTTGGACACATCCGACTGGGAATTTCCAGATGTTTGTAAGTTCTACTTCGGAAAGTTCGGTCAGTGGTCCAGCTTGTTCTTCTCCATGGTGTCAATTATTGGAGCCATGGTGGTCTACTGGGTCCTCATGTCCAACTTCCTCTACAACACTGGGCAGTTTATTTTCAGTAAGTCACAGTCTGCTTGTCAGCAAAAGAAAGGAAGTATCACACAAATGTGTAGTTCCTCTTCCTGGATTGTTTAAATGAACACATCAGTTTTAACATTATTCTGTGTCTGTACTGTGGCCACTTGTATCCGTACAAAGTGCTGGGGTTGTGAGTCCATCATTAATGTCCTGACAAAGCTGTTGTGTTGCTCTTAGGGATCAGTCCAGTGTTTAAAATCCAATGTCTTCCTAGTCATGTGTTCACCTCtaagtttttaatgtgtgtagCATCAAAATTTCAAATGATTAGAATGctctccacatttttttttaaggaaaatgtTTGTAGTGACTCACTCAGCAAAGGTGGAGCCAATAGCAAGCATTCAATTTGACATTAAccataaaatgtatttcaaatTGCATCtgagtatttatatatttataaagctGTAACAAACTGGATGTTCTGGGTATTTCCGACAAAAGACATTTGCTCAATTTGGGTTTTGATTTCAGCTTCTGGTGTCTATTGCATTAATGGctgtgtcttttaaaaaaaggaaaaataattttttgtagACAGGGGAAAATTTGTGATTGTCCTTCTAAatttgcttttctctctcctgtctGTAGACTATTCTCACAATGTCAATATATCAGATTCAGTATTTGGAACCAACGGCTCAGAGAAGGGTAAGTCTATTACACTATGCATTCTTCACCTCTGTTGAAGTTTTAGCTGTAGTCTCATTGTAGACTTTCATGCTGGATGTGTCCGCTGTCTGTAGACATATTTTTTCCTATTTGCCTCACAGTTGTGAGGCAAATAGGAAAAAAACCAGTCAGTGACCTGTGTGTATGTTAATTCTCTTATTTTTGATCGCCAGTTATTTGTCCACACCCATATCCTGACCCTGGAAAGAACTACAGCGTCAGCATGATGTATCTCGGCAGCAGAGGAAATGATTCCTCTGACGGCAGCTCTTTCGAACACTATTGGAATAAAACCGGCACCATTCCCCTCTACCTCATCctactgctgctgcctctgctctgcTTCCGCTCAGCTTCCTTTTTCGCAAGGTTCACATTCTTGGGTAAGATAGACCAATAGCAGTAAAGAGTGGGTAAACATTTTTGGATAAGTTAACTGAGGTGCGACACAGTGTCTACtagtgttttcattctttaatatTGTTCCACGTCACTCATATATCCATTGTTGTGTCATTCCTTCCAGGTACCATATCAGTGGTCTACCTCATTGTGCTGGTCACTGTCAAAACTGCCCACCTTGGCTTCCACCTAGAGTTCCACTGGATTGAGTCAACCCAGTTCTTTGTTCCAGGTAAAGCAGCCGCAACTTTTAAAGCTTATGTGTGTCCACACAGCAACAAAGGCATTCTTGCCCAGGTATTCATTATCAATCTATTTGGAAATGGTACTATAATTAGTGTCGTTATTGCTGAACCTATTGACGTAATCAGGGAAAATATTTTAGCCCTATCGAGTTAGGACACTGGTATTGGTCTGTCCATCGCTTGATGTCCAAACAGCTCAGTAGGTACTGACAAGATTGCCACCCGGTTGGATATGGTCAGATCCCTGAGTGTAAATCAAACGTCCCTTTTCCTTTGAATACATTGACTGTGGGAATTATGAATAGTACAACCACTGGGGAAGCAAAACTGTTATTGaggatctttttttgttgttctttcagagttcagaaagttcttccctCAGCTGACAGGTGTTCTCACTCTGGCCTTCTTCATTCACAACTGCATCATCACCCTCATGAAGAGCAACAAAAACCAAGAGAAGAATGTGAGCCCCTCTCCCCACTTTTCTCACATGAAGCTTCATACACTACGCCACTGCATAGCACTCTAAAATGCTCTCTGCTCTcttaattcaaataaacacagttCAATCTCACAAGTTTCATCAGTGGACTATGTGAATCAATGCCAGCCATGGCAGCATTTTTATCGTCCTAAGATAAGGAGGAGTCTTCAGATAAAATGTTAACAAATGTAGTCAAAACAAGCCTCCTGTCTATCACTGATTATTGACCCCAGAGTGACTCAAGTCATGCCTAATACCAAGTATGTTGTTGGTTCCAGGTGCGGGATTTGTCTGTGGCTTATCTTCTAGTAGGGGTGACCTATCTGTATGTTGGAGTGTTGATCTTTGGTTCCTTTCCCGCACCTCCTCTCTTCAAAGAATGCATCGAACCAGTAAGATTTACACTTAAGTTTTTATTCCTTTCagaatgtattattattatttttttttaatgagtgaaACCTAGTATTTCATAACTGTTTGATAGTCCTTGGGCCTTTGGTAGCAGAAACGTCATTGCTTCAACATACGTAACACATAACAGATTTGAGTAATGTTTGGAGAGAAGCgttcttttgcttttattccATGTCGTTCTGGGTTAGGGATGGGGCACTCCAAAATATTGATTTTCTTAGTTTGAATCTATTTCTGCGTCTCCATCTGCATAGTACTGTGGTTGCATCTTCCCAGCAGATTTGTCAAAGAAGGCCAACTGGTGTTTTTCTCTTCCAGAACTTCTTAGACAACTTCCCCAGCAGTGATGTGATGGTGTTCGTGGCTCGGTTCTTCCTGCTGTTCCAGATGATCACAGTCTACCCCCTGTTGGGATATTTGGTGCGGGTGCAGATAATGAGTCAGATATTTGGAAATCTTTACCCCAGGTACCTAGTAAAGATTTTGTCattaatgtgtaatgtgtaagAACCAGTGCTTCCCAAAAGAGCACATTTGACATGCACagataaacatatttttgttcACACTATAACCCTCGTTCGGTTAAAAGTGAGCAAATTGCTCTTTTGGGGAGAGGCATACATTTTGAAAACGTAAAATACTGGTTAAAGTTTGgggaaaactatttattttaaggcTCTTTATATTTAGCATActgtattttaaagaaaatggacagatgtaaaacacatcCTGTATTCAAGTGATAGTTGATCATTACATGATATTATGGTATTGTTTTTAATACCACGATTATCATCAATACCAGTACCGGGACAGCCTAGTGGTTAGCAAAACAATTTTTAAACAAGGCTCAGATTTTTCCATTACATTCTTCAAAGTACCCTTGTTTACCTTTATGATGTCTTTCCTTGCTATTGGTGATATCATAATCAGAAATCATGAGCTTGTCCCATGGAATGGTGTCCAATCACACCAGCCTATCTAGACGTAATTAGCCCTGTTTGACTActtctgtaatttattttatttcattagcgCCTAACCCAGATGACAAAGGAACACAACAGTCCTTTGTTCAATACAGACTGATGTCTGTATTATAttcttttttcctttgactAGTCTTTGATTATGTCTTAACTTGATACTTGATTGTCTCTCTTtagtttctgtcatgtttttgtgcTGAACGTCTTAATCGTCGGAGCTGGTGTTCTGATGGCCATGTTTTACCCTAATATTGGATCAATCATACGGTACGTTTAAACAGTTTCTGTCTATTTCACAACAGATATTTGGGACTTTTGCCGCACTGATGTGTaaagaactttatttatttatgggatttttcatttatttcgaTTCTATTTATTGATCTGTAATTCTCatgtatttttgtaattatttcattttttttattttcttgtctgttgatttttttattaattgattGTGATATGTCACATATACCTTGATGTCATTTCTTCACATTAGTACCCAATGATCATTTGGACTCAAGGATGAACTGATTTGAATTTGTTGGTCAAAGGTTAAAGGGCCTTTTAACATCACAGCACACCTTTTTAACCAAAACTCAGGAGGTCCTATCCTGATTATGACAAAATTCCACACAAATGTGCAATAAGATAAACCAATGGAGTGATGACACTTTGGATTACTACATACGGTGTATTTATCATATGTGTCTGGAGTGGGAGTAACACTTCTGTTTTACTCGGCTGAGATGTCCGTTCAATACATCAGTTGAAATTTGACAAGAGTCTGTAATGAGCTACTTCATTTAACTCATTGAACATTGTTATTAGTCAAAAAGTGAGGAcggatttggatttttttctattcagtATTCAATTACACGTAtcttacatatatatttttaagtcAGAAGAATTGTGACTTCTTATCTTTACTTAAAGATAACCGTTCAATTAAATCGGGGCTGTCTTTAATTAGTTTTCTCATGCAACCTAACTCTAGTTGCTCTAGGCTTGTCAGAATGTAATTGCAGACATCTCAAGGGATTTAGTGTTGCC encodes the following:
- the slc38a9 gene encoding sodium-coupled neutral amino acid transporter 9, yielding MEEESRPLLSTEHMGESSTDSLDVKTKRPFHVEPRNIVDVNDPQERISAEAAILNSRVHYYGRLTGSSDRLLSPPNHVIPTPEEIYVYSPLGTAFKVSGSDHASKNPSIVTIFAIWNTMMGTSILSMPWGMKQAGFTLGIIIIILVGLLMLYCCYIVLKSPKTIPHLDTSDWEFPDVCKFYFGKFGQWSSLFFSMVSIIGAMVVYWVLMSNFLYNTGQFIFNYSHNVNISDSVFGTNGSEKVICPHPYPDPGKNYSVSMMYLGSRGNDSSDGSSFEHYWNKTGTIPLYLILLLLPLLCFRSASFFARFTFLGTISVVYLIVLVTVKTAHLGFHLEFHWIESTQFFVPEFRKFFPQLTGVLTLAFFIHNCIITLMKSNKNQEKNVRDLSVAYLLVGVTYLYVGVLIFGSFPAPPLFKECIEPNFLDNFPSSDVMVFVARFFLLFQMITVYPLLGYLVRVQIMSQIFGNLYPSFCHVFVLNVLIVGAGVLMAMFYPNIGSIIRYSGATCGLALVFVFPALVHMISQKRQGRLRWPSALFHSMLILLGIANLVAQFFM